The Bos taurus isolate L1 Dominette 01449 registration number 42190680 breed Hereford chromosome 18, ARS-UCD2.0, whole genome shotgun sequence genome has a window encoding:
- the LOC532048 gene encoding cationic amino acid transporter 3-like: MSTMLGQCLRQFGQKLVHRKPQFREEPESPETPPLNTLDLVVIGLDNMLGAGIYILIGGVAKYVAGPAIILFLLVAGLTTLLSGLCYVELATGVKVPVSGYYVSYVTMGQLYAFITGWNLLLYLIIATACIARAWSSTFDSLIGNHISEALGGTFSLQMPYFLASFPDFLALGLVLLLTGLLALRVYDSTVINKVFTGLNILVLSFIILSGFIKGDLHNWKLIEQDYTLAAAGSGDADSLGLLGSGGFVPFGFDGILQGAATCFYAFVGFAHIVNAGRKARNPQWSIPLAVMISFFICFLVCFGVSAALTLMVPYYLIQLESPLPQAFVYVGWESAKYVVAVGTLCILLYSLLSIMFIMAQLTYAMAKDGLLFRGLAWIPAPTNARTDAPTDARIIVRTIALTGNPIMAVFVPGTLAGE, encoded by the exons ATGTCTACGATGCTGGGTCAGTGTCTTCGCCAGTTTGGTCAGAAGCTGGTCCACAGGAAGCCACAGTTCAGGGAGGAACCTGAGAGTCCCGAGACCCCTCCTCTGAACACCCTGGACCTGGTGGTGATAGGTTTGGACAACATGTTGGGAGCTGGCATATACATCCTGATTGGGGGAGTGGCCAAATACGTAGCTGGACCAGCAATCATCCTTTTCTTACTGGTGGCCGGCCTGACTACTCTGTTGTCTGGGCTGTGTTATGTCGAGTTGGCAACCGGAGTAAAAGTACCTGTTTCTGGGTATTATGTCAGCTATGTCACAATGGGACAACTGTACGCCTTCATCACTGGCTGGAACCTCTTACTGTATTTAATTATTG CCACTGCCTGTATAGCCCGGGCCTGGAGCTCCACCTTTGACAGCCTGATTGGGAACCACATCTCTGAGGCATTAGGGGGAACTTTCTCTCTGCAAATGCCCTACTTCCTGGCCTCATTTCCAGACTTTCTTGCCCTGGGCCTGGTGCTGCTGCTCACAG GACTCCTGGCTCTGAGAGTTTATGACTCAACCGTGATTAACAAAGTGTTCACAGGCTTGAACATTTTGGTCCTCAGCTTCATCATCCTCTCTGGCTTCATTAAGGGAGACCTGCACAACTGGAAGCTCATAGAACAGGACTACACATTGGCTGCAGCTGGATCTGGTGATGCCGATAG CTTGGGCCTTCTGGGTTCTGGAGGGTTTGTGCCTTTTGGctttgatggaattctccagggagcaGCTACATGTTTCTACGCATTTGTTGGTTTTGCTCACATTGTCAATGCAG GGAGAAAAGCCAGAAATCCTCAGTGGTCCATACCCTTGGCTGTCATGATCTCCTTCTTCATCTGCTTTTTGGTGTGTTTTGGTGTCTCGGCGGCCCTCACCCTCATGGTGCCCTACTACCTGATTCAGCTCGAGAGCCCCTTGCCGCAGGCTTTCGTCTATGTTGGGTGGGAGTCTGCCAAATATGTCGTGGCTGTTGGCACCCTCTGCATTCTTTTATACAG CCTTCTGAGTATCATGTTTATCATGGCTCAGTTGACCTATGCAATGGCAAAGGACGGGCTTCTTTTCCGGGGACTTGCCTGGATCCCTGCCCCCACCAATGCCCGCACTGATGCCCCCACCGATGCCCGCATCATTGTCCGCACCATTGCCCTCACAGGAAACCCCATCATGGCCGTCTTCGTTCCTGGAACTCTTGCAGGTGAATAA
- the DPRX gene encoding LOW QUALITY PROTEIN: divergent paired-related homeobox (The sequence of the model RefSeq protein was modified relative to this genomic sequence to represent the inferred CDS: inserted 1 base in 1 codon; deleted 2 bases in 1 codon): protein MKLTLASHSCLSLFPRKYRKHSKRKQTMFTEKQLAYLNFLKNKNPYPILGLQREMASKMELHLTVLQDWFKNCRVKSKKAKDEDFPSEQRKVLQPFAEVMVKIGSAKENVVAPPRSXSGATPESLVCADPLIPSFQLSIWPALKSLTDHSLGHKMVHFGCCQDPNIYYLYPIGES, encoded by the exons atgaaactgaCTTTAGCATCTCATTCctgcctttctctctttcctagaAAGTACCGCAAGCActcaaaaaggaaacaaaccaTGTTCACGGAGAAACAGTTggcatatttaaattttcttaaaaat aaaaacccatACCCCATCCTTGGCCTCCAGAGAGAAATGGCCTCAAAAATGGAGCTACACCTAACAGTCCTGCAG GATTGGTTCAAGAATTGTAGAGTGAAATCCAAGAAAGCCAAAGATGAGGATTTCCCATCAGAACAGCGAAAAGTTCTACAGCCATTCGCTGAGGTCATGGTCAAGATCGGCTCCGCCAAGGAGAACGTGGTTGCACCTCCAAGGT TCTCTGGCGCCACCCCTGAATCCCTAGTTTGTGCAGATCCTCTGATACCTTCCTTCCAGCTCAGCATATGGCCTGCCCTGAAGTCTCTCACAGACCATTCACTGGGCCACAAAATGGTCCACTTTGGCTGTTGCCAAGACCCGAATATATACTACCTCTATCCCATTGGAGAATCCTGA